A single genomic interval of Zunongwangia sp. HGR-M22 harbors:
- a CDS encoding radical SAM/SPASM domain-containing protein gives MKISFYNIFYPKDEKIIGYNTVSDRFVVLEPILYELLEASTNENNLEQLKEVHESFYQTLVENGFIVSSNTDELEEIKLISDRVDFDETNFELTINSTMNCNFKCWYCYESHIKDSKVSDETLDKIKLYIDNLINSKKDKLKRFSLKWFGGEPLLYFNKTILPLLKHVYPKMEANNIRFKSSFTTNAYLINQKLLDECKKYGVDDFQITLDGNRERHDKVRYVSKTKGSYDEIIDNIKLCLKNKFHVTARINISEETLPGILDIMDDFEDVSNLERPFLTFSFHKVWQVKKDLKTEISDIVSAFRLKNFTVASVAESSASIRSSCYADKLNQATINYNGDIFKCTAREFSKESRDGILESNGNIDWNEERVKKRLEDTRFRNKPCLECKILPICNGGCSQVRVENEGIDYCVHNFDEDRKMNLVKEKFNSRIKHGNFDKKSLNRIVYKLRHINYNSLPKISSAVFQSGISDFIKQEARNKNIPEILEMNQIYIKGVNKLRMNQFGSYIKDQQKIAEIYDSLELNENEEKITSFVALPVIAYYFYKLNDFQEALSYTNKSIENDDYFLPNHGIMHGHKIQQIHNIIRIYFKQNKILEACSLVNSTISHMTGNENLNYPKGNWKYKSYDFNSQNDITGLFHQIFSETVNSISSISKNSDEEFEYFQKAFGNLSMNKYNIPCALKPLFKFIEIKKALHGNYSYDYTQIEQWIDETLDSEWASFFKSLYSNLYYSIATGAYQTNKQNLKNIQLQK, from the coding sequence TATCAGACATTGGTGGAGAATGGATTTATTGTTTCTAGTAATACAGATGAGCTTGAAGAGATTAAGCTTATAAGCGACAGAGTAGATTTTGACGAGACGAATTTTGAACTTACAATCAACTCTACTATGAATTGTAATTTTAAATGTTGGTACTGTTATGAGTCTCATATTAAAGACTCTAAGGTTTCAGATGAAACCTTAGATAAAATAAAACTTTATATTGATAACTTAATAAATTCAAAGAAGGACAAGTTAAAAAGATTTAGCCTTAAATGGTTTGGAGGGGAACCATTATTGTATTTTAATAAAACAATCTTACCATTATTGAAGCATGTTTATCCGAAAATGGAGGCAAACAATATTCGGTTCAAGTCAAGTTTTACAACAAATGCATATTTAATAAATCAAAAACTTTTAGATGAATGTAAGAAATATGGTGTAGATGATTTTCAGATTACGCTTGATGGAAACCGCGAAAGACATGATAAAGTTCGGTATGTATCCAAAACGAAAGGATCTTACGATGAAATTATTGATAACATTAAACTTTGTTTAAAAAATAAATTTCATGTAACAGCACGGATTAATATTTCTGAAGAGACATTGCCTGGTATACTTGATATTATGGATGATTTTGAAGATGTTTCGAATCTTGAAAGACCATTCTTGACCTTTTCGTTTCATAAAGTATGGCAAGTGAAAAAAGATTTAAAAACAGAGATTTCTGATATAGTATCTGCTTTTAGATTGAAAAATTTTACAGTTGCATCAGTGGCAGAAAGTAGCGCTTCTATTAGAAGTTCTTGCTATGCTGATAAATTAAATCAAGCTACCATAAATTATAATGGTGATATTTTTAAATGTACAGCAAGGGAGTTTAGTAAAGAATCAAGAGATGGAATTCTTGAGTCTAACGGGAATATTGACTGGAATGAAGAGCGAGTTAAAAAACGACTAGAGGATACAAGGTTCAGAAATAAACCATGCTTAGAGTGCAAAATTTTACCAATATGTAATGGAGGATGTTCTCAAGTTCGGGTCGAAAATGAGGGTATTGACTATTGTGTTCACAATTTTGACGAAGATCGTAAAATGAATTTAGTAAAGGAAAAATTTAACTCTAGAATAAAACATGGAAATTTTGACAAGAAGTCACTAAATAGAATTGTATATAAACTAAGACATATAAATTATAATAGCTTACCGAAAATTAGCTCAGCAGTGTTTCAAAGTGGTATCAGTGATTTTATTAAACAAGAAGCAAGAAATAAAAATATTCCCGAAATACTGGAAATGAATCAAATCTATATTAAAGGAGTTAACAAACTTCGAATGAACCAATTTGGATCCTATATTAAGGATCAACAAAAAATTGCTGAAATTTATGATTCCCTTGAGTTAAATGAGAATGAAGAAAAGATCACCTCATTTGTAGCCCTACCTGTGATTGCATATTATTTTTATAAACTTAATGATTTTCAGGAAGCCTTAAGTTATACGAATAAAAGTATTGAAAATGATGACTATTTCCTTCCTAATCATGGAATTATGCATGGCCATAAAATTCAACAGATTCATAATATTATAAGAATATACTTTAAACAGAATAAAATTTTGGAAGCTTGTAGTCTGGTCAACTCAACTATTTCACATATGACTGGAAACGAAAATTTAAATTATCCAAAGGGAAATTGGAAGTATAAATCTTATGACTTTAACTCTCAGAACGATATTACAGGTTTGTTTCATCAAATCTTTTCAGAAACTGTAAATTCCATTTCAAGTATTTCAAAAAATTCTGATGAGGAGTTTGAATATTTCCAAAAGGCATTTGGAAATCTGTCAATGAATAAATATAATATTCCATGTGCGCTAAAACCGTTATTTAAATTTATTGAAATTAAGAAAGCGCTTCACGGTAATTATTCTTATGATTATACTCAAATCGAGCAATGGATAGATGAAACTTTAGATAGTGAATGGGCATCATTTTTTAAAAGTTTGTATTCAAATCTATATTATTCGATTGCAACAGGAGCATACCAGACAAACAAGCAAAATCTAAAGAATATACAATTGCAAAAATAG
- a CDS encoding peptidase domain-containing ABC transporter → MKFSPQHDQMDCGPACLKMIANHHGKDYPIEYLRKNSYLTKEGVSLQGIKLAAQDIGFKTFPTKVSLELLMEKKELLPCILHWNQNHFVVLQKIYRSKFSKKRYFLIADPAHGFIKVQYESFKSNWLSNNTEGVVLYLNPKQSFFEKDPPIEPPFPLKRLLSYLKPYKRQLSLMFLLLMIGSLINIVLPFLTQRLIDDGVNTKDMSVINIILLAQLSLITGTIITEIFRNWLMLYVGTKVSIQIISDFLKKLLSLPINFFETKMIGDFNQRIQDNQRVENFLTSQSLITIFSVISLSTFLIVLLYYDSFILLIYILLTTLSIIWSLVWLKKRRILDYYKFQHKSENQDSLYEIINGVAELKLNNLESYKRNNWKKIQKRLLQINIRLLKVDQFQLSGFNLINQAKNIFVTYFAASYVIEEKMTLGTLLAISFIIGQLNAPISQLINFFRSLQDAKLSLSRLQEVQNHPEEDGKELDVIPTSKNNKKGIKIENLSFQYGGPKSSYALKQIDLFIPEGKTTAIVGASGSGKTTLLKLLLKFYRPTHGKIYYNQVDINKISSFVLRGKSGVVMQEGYIFSDTIERNIATSELNISHNRLTKAIKTANIEGFINDLPLKLKTKIGASGNGISGGQKQRLLIARAVYKNPNYLFLDEATSALDAENEKIIHSNLNNFFKKKTAIIIAHRLSTVKNADQIVVLENGCIVEIGNHEELVLNRAKYFDLIKNQLELGN, encoded by the coding sequence ATGAAATTTTCTCCGCAACATGATCAAATGGACTGTGGGCCAGCTTGTCTAAAAATGATAGCAAACCATCATGGAAAAGATTATCCTATAGAATATTTAAGGAAAAATTCTTATTTAACCAAAGAGGGAGTTTCGTTACAAGGTATCAAATTGGCTGCGCAGGATATTGGTTTCAAAACATTTCCTACCAAAGTTTCGTTGGAATTGTTAATGGAAAAAAAGGAGTTGTTGCCCTGTATTTTACATTGGAATCAGAATCATTTTGTCGTTCTTCAGAAAATTTATAGAAGTAAATTTTCAAAAAAAAGATATTTTTTAATAGCTGATCCAGCGCATGGATTTATTAAAGTCCAGTATGAGAGTTTTAAATCAAATTGGTTATCTAATAATACCGAGGGTGTTGTATTATACCTTAATCCGAAGCAATCTTTTTTTGAGAAAGATCCTCCTATTGAACCTCCTTTTCCACTAAAAAGGCTTCTATCATATCTCAAGCCATATAAACGGCAGTTATCTTTAATGTTTTTATTATTGATGATTGGGAGTTTAATCAATATTGTTTTGCCATTTCTAACTCAACGTCTAATTGACGATGGTGTCAATACAAAGGATATGAGCGTTATAAATATTATTCTATTGGCACAATTGAGCTTGATAACGGGAACTATTATAACCGAGATTTTTAGGAATTGGTTAATGCTATATGTCGGTACTAAAGTAAGTATTCAGATAATTTCAGATTTTTTGAAAAAGCTTTTAAGCTTACCTATCAACTTCTTCGAAACAAAAATGATAGGTGATTTTAATCAAAGAATTCAAGATAATCAACGTGTCGAGAATTTTCTGACATCTCAAAGTTTAATAACTATTTTTTCGGTTATAAGTCTTTCAACGTTTTTAATAGTTTTATTGTATTATGATAGTTTTATATTGCTTATCTATATACTTTTGACAACATTATCTATCATATGGTCTCTTGTATGGTTGAAGAAAAGAAGGATTTTAGACTATTATAAATTTCAACATAAAAGTGAGAATCAGGATTCTTTGTATGAAATAATCAATGGAGTTGCAGAACTAAAATTGAACAATTTAGAAAGTTATAAGCGTAATAATTGGAAAAAAATTCAAAAGCGTTTATTGCAAATTAATATTAGATTGTTGAAGGTGGATCAATTTCAATTATCAGGATTTAATTTAATTAACCAAGCAAAGAATATTTTTGTAACCTATTTTGCTGCCTCTTATGTCATAGAGGAGAAAATGACTTTAGGAACATTATTAGCGATTTCCTTTATAATCGGTCAACTAAATGCCCCGATTAGTCAACTAATCAACTTCTTCCGTTCTTTGCAAGATGCAAAATTAAGTCTTAGTAGACTCCAGGAAGTCCAAAATCATCCAGAAGAAGATGGCAAAGAACTTGATGTAATTCCTACATCTAAAAATAATAAGAAAGGGATAAAAATTGAGAATTTATCGTTCCAATATGGTGGTCCAAAATCATCTTATGCCTTAAAACAAATAGATTTGTTCATACCTGAAGGTAAAACTACTGCAATTGTGGGAGCAAGTGGTAGTGGGAAAACTACATTATTGAAGTTATTATTGAAATTTTACAGACCGACCCATGGAAAAATTTATTACAATCAAGTAGATATAAATAAAATTTCTAGCTTCGTTCTTCGTGGTAAATCAGGCGTAGTGATGCAAGAGGGGTATATTTTTTCCGACACTATTGAAAGAAATATTGCTACATCCGAATTAAATATTAGCCATAATAGATTAACTAAAGCTATTAAAACTGCAAATATTGAAGGCTTTATTAATGATTTACCCTTAAAGTTAAAAACAAAAATAGGAGCCTCTGGGAATGGAATATCGGGGGGCCAAAAACAACGACTACTTATTGCTAGAGCCGTCTATAAAAATCCTAATTATTTATTTCTTGATGAAGCAACCAGCGCATTGGATGCCGAAAATGAAAAAATTATTCATTCAAACCTAAATAATTTTTTTAAGAAGAAAACGGCAATAATCATAGCTCATCGATTATCTACTGTGAAGAATGCAGATCAAATTGTGGTTCTCGAAAATGGGTGTATTGTCGAAATAGGTAATCACGAAGAACTAGTTTTAAATAGGGCAAAATATTTTGATTTAATTAAAAATCAGCTTGAGTTAGGAAATTAG
- a CDS encoding site-specific integrase — protein sequence MKTSLILTLDKRRKTQDHQYPIKIRLSHFSKSTSIATGHKVPINSWDENRRRIKSSYKGTSKLGQLNNLLAKIIVEYQDILNELHDSGELDYLSIKQVKAKLTGQTTYDSFYQFGDAKVEELRALGRYGTAKNYEHLLNVLRTFTRGAEVKFNEVNYQFLKDFERYHLSKKGNSINGIASYMRTLRAIYNKGIKEGLIKREAYPFYNYQIKTVPTAKRAIKLESIQKILVLTVPETDFMFHYRNYFLLSYMLFGLSFIDLAFLKIENIVDGRIRFQRKKTSKVYDIKITKPIEEILNYYTKGKTSNDFILPIIKREEPELQYKDAKDALHRYNAGLKRMAKLCDIEEKLTSYVSRHSFATHALLKNVPLMAISSMLGHSKINTTQIYLRSLPTNILDQYQEEMNQF from the coding sequence ATGAAAACCAGTCTAATTTTAACACTAGATAAACGTCGAAAAACACAAGATCATCAATATCCAATAAAAATACGGCTTAGTCATTTCTCTAAATCTACCTCAATTGCCACCGGTCACAAAGTACCTATTAACAGCTGGGATGAGAATCGAAGACGTATTAAATCCTCCTATAAAGGTACCTCAAAGTTAGGACAATTAAATAATTTATTAGCTAAAATTATCGTTGAATATCAGGACATTCTGAACGAACTGCACGATTCGGGAGAACTAGATTACCTCTCTATTAAACAGGTAAAGGCTAAACTAACCGGACAAACAACTTATGATTCATTCTATCAATTTGGTGATGCAAAAGTGGAGGAGCTTCGTGCTTTAGGTAGATATGGAACAGCAAAGAATTATGAACATTTATTAAATGTCCTTAGAACATTCACGCGCGGTGCAGAAGTAAAATTCAACGAAGTTAACTATCAATTTTTAAAAGACTTTGAGCGCTATCACTTATCTAAAAAAGGCAATAGCATTAACGGAATTGCCTCTTATATGCGTACTCTGAGAGCTATCTATAACAAGGGAATCAAAGAAGGCCTTATTAAAAGAGAGGCATACCCATTTTACAATTATCAAATTAAAACGGTACCTACCGCAAAGAGGGCTATTAAATTAGAATCCATACAGAAGATATTAGTTCTAACCGTTCCAGAGACCGATTTCATGTTTCACTATAGGAACTACTTTCTCCTATCTTATATGTTATTTGGTTTATCTTTTATCGATTTAGCTTTTTTAAAAATCGAAAACATCGTAGATGGTAGAATTCGATTTCAGCGTAAAAAGACCAGTAAGGTTTATGATATAAAAATCACTAAACCTATTGAGGAGATTTTAAACTATTATACGAAAGGAAAGACTAGCAATGATTTTATTTTACCAATAATAAAAAGAGAGGAACCTGAACTTCAATATAAAGATGCCAAAGATGCCTTGCATCGATATAATGCAGGTTTAAAAAGAATGGCGAAATTATGTGACATCGAAGAAAAGTTAACTTCTTATGTTTCAAGACATAGTTTTGCTACTCATGCTTTATTAAAAAATGTTCCATTGATGGCTATTTCCTCGATGTTAGGACACTCCAAAATTAATACAACTCAAATTTACTTAAGGTCCCTACCCACCAACATTTTAGATCAGTATCAAGAGGAAATGAACCAATTCTGA
- a CDS encoding lipocalin family protein yields the protein MSCSLFTSISCDTQDYGMYEVDRIVGSWKLVEIYNDNNQWTPAENTYSYTFNEDGTFISTRFPQCTIGSYSIQDDEIYLDFDCTTNRMIGIASTSSTIVEELDYEDVNIIFTPAYSDCDQGCRLKFKPIN from the coding sequence TTGTCTTGTTCTTTATTCACTTCGATAAGCTGTGATACGCAAGATTATGGAATGTATGAAGTAGATAGAATCGTGGGTTCTTGGAAGTTAGTGGAAATTTATAACGATAATAACCAATGGACCCCTGCTGAGAATACCTATAGCTATACTTTTAATGAAGATGGGACTTTCATTTCTACACGGTTTCCTCAGTGCACTATAGGAAGTTATTCGATTCAAGATGATGAGATATACTTAGACTTTGATTGCACTACAAACAGAATGATAGGAATAGCAAGCACCTCATCTACTATTGTTGAAGAATTGGATTACGAAGATGTTAATATTATTTTCACTCCTGCTTATTCCGACTGCGATCAAGGATGTAGGTTAAAATTTAAACCTATAAACTAA
- a CDS encoding RagB/SusD family nutrient uptake outer membrane protein — protein sequence MSFLKWFTMPIEIQTYGGYTVPKKQYYDSFEEGDKRRSATLIGPVDEHPDPDINISDYPNIQANYNGINTCGTVENPWTQEGRSGYYEVKYWRNPLIDAFQGNIFSDQNLILLRYGQVLLSLAEAHHRAGNIGTAEDYVAQVRERASLTTLPDGDMLDVILEEYRHELGGEFSLWWVLRRSGEHLNYISDHFGITFPTGKDILPIPQEQMDANPNLVQNPGY from the coding sequence ATGAGTTTTCTTAAATGGTTTACGATGCCTATAGAAATTCAGACTTATGGTGGATATACCGTTCCAAAAAAACAGTATTACGACTCTTTTGAAGAAGGTGATAAAAGAAGATCGGCAACCTTAATTGGGCCTGTAGATGAACATCCAGATCCAGATATCAATATATCAGATTATCCAAATATTCAGGCAAATTATAACGGAATAAACACTTGCGGAACTGTAGAAAATCCATGGACTCAAGAAGGGAGAAGTGGTTATTATGAAGTGAAGTACTGGAGAAATCCACTTATTGATGCTTTCCAAGGAAATATTTTTAGCGATCAAAATCTAATTTTGCTTCGCTACGGTCAAGTTTTGCTTAGTCTTGCTGAAGCTCATCATCGTGCAGGAAATATAGGTACGGCAGAAGATTACGTCGCACAAGTAAGAGAACGAGCAAGTTTAACGACGTTGCCAGATGGTGATATGTTAGATGTCATATTAGAAGAATATAGACACGAATTAGGAGGAGAATTTTCTTTATGGTGGGTGCTAAGAAGATCTGGTGAGCATTTAAATTATATTTCCGATCATTTCGGAATTACATTTCCTACAGGAAAAGATATTTTACCAATTCCTCAGGAGCAAATGGATGCTAACCCCAATTTAGTACAAAATCCTGGCTACTAA
- a CDS encoding glycoside hydrolase family 97 protein produces MKLLRIQPFLALLFLGNLVTAQIGEIKSPDGQISLKLNENNGKISYDVRYANASFLEYSPLGLKTSLGDFSSNLKYISSEINSIEDSYELKKAKVSHVDYKANELVAKFVNENDDSLFVYFRVSNRDVAYSYQLKSKAGRSNIKILEETSGFNLPEGTTSYITPQALPMTGWSETKPSYEEEYTLSEKLGEPSKYGVGYTFPALFKLGEKGWILISETGVDSRYPGSRLSESTDDGLFSIKFPQEGENNSIGDTFAAMAMPAKTPWRTITLGKTLKPIVESTVAFDLVKQKYEPSSDYKMGRATWSWIVWQDNSINYEDQIKYIDLAASLNFEYVLIDNWWDNNIGYERMEELVKYAQSKNVDVLLWYNSNGYWNEAPQTPQDKMNTSAARKKEMEWLQKIGVKGLKVDFFGGDKQTTMKLYEDILAEANDYGLGITFHGCTIPRGWEKMYPNYVTSEAVLASENLIFGQEALDKHALNSTILPFTRNAIGAMDFAPVFLNQRMSRDQESGTIRSTTDAFELATSILYFSPIQHFGLTPNNLEEQPNYVLDFIKEVPTVWDETIYIGGEPEDYTALARRKGDRWYVAVTNAKKEKRKIELNLPMLAGKEMKHLYDNKDKTAAYKASKVKKNGTLKIELQPEGGAVIY; encoded by the coding sequence ATGAAATTACTAAGAATTCAACCTTTTCTTGCCTTACTATTTTTAGGTAATCTAGTTACCGCACAAATTGGTGAAATCAAAAGTCCAGATGGGCAAATCAGTTTAAAATTAAATGAAAACAACGGAAAAATATCTTATGATGTTCGTTACGCAAACGCTTCGTTTTTAGAATACTCGCCGTTAGGTTTAAAAACCTCATTGGGTGATTTTTCTTCAAATCTTAAATATATTTCTTCGGAAATTAATAGCATCGAAGATTCTTACGAGCTAAAGAAGGCCAAAGTGAGCCATGTAGATTATAAGGCTAATGAATTAGTGGCAAAATTTGTAAATGAAAACGACGATAGCCTTTTTGTATATTTTCGAGTTTCTAATCGCGATGTAGCATATTCGTATCAACTAAAATCAAAAGCTGGGAGAAGTAATATCAAGATTCTTGAAGAAACCTCTGGTTTTAATTTGCCAGAAGGTACAACTAGCTATATTACGCCACAAGCCTTACCAATGACGGGGTGGAGTGAAACTAAACCTTCTTATGAAGAAGAATATACGCTAAGTGAGAAATTAGGTGAGCCATCAAAGTATGGTGTTGGTTATACTTTTCCTGCATTATTCAAATTAGGTGAAAAAGGCTGGATTTTGATTTCTGAAACCGGTGTAGATAGTCGTTATCCCGGTAGTCGATTAAGTGAATCTACAGATGACGGTTTATTCAGTATCAAATTTCCGCAGGAAGGAGAAAATAATAGCATTGGCGATACTTTTGCTGCTATGGCAATGCCAGCAAAAACACCGTGGAGAACAATCACGCTTGGGAAAACTTTAAAACCAATAGTTGAATCTACGGTAGCTTTCGATTTAGTAAAACAAAAATACGAACCTAGTAGCGATTACAAAATGGGGCGTGCTACCTGGAGTTGGATCGTTTGGCAGGATAACAGTATTAATTATGAAGACCAGATTAAATATATCGATCTCGCCGCATCTTTAAATTTTGAATATGTACTGATCGATAATTGGTGGGATAATAATATTGGTTACGAACGAATGGAAGAGCTGGTGAAATATGCACAATCTAAAAATGTAGATGTTTTGCTTTGGTATAATTCTAACGGATATTGGAACGAAGCGCCACAAACTCCACAGGATAAAATGAATACTAGCGCTGCCAGAAAAAAAGAAATGGAGTGGTTGCAAAAAATTGGTGTTAAAGGTTTAAAAGTCGATTTCTTTGGCGGGGATAAACAAACCACCATGAAGTTGTACGAAGATATTTTAGCCGAAGCTAACGATTATGGTCTGGGAATTACATTTCATGGATGTACTATCCCAAGAGGATGGGAAAAAATGTATCCAAATTATGTAACTTCAGAGGCAGTTTTAGCTTCAGAGAATTTAATATTTGGTCAGGAAGCTTTAGATAAACATGCCTTAAACTCTACAATCTTACCCTTTACGAGGAATGCTATAGGTGCGATGGACTTTGCTCCGGTATTTCTAAATCAAAGAATGTCCAGAGATCAGGAAAGTGGTACAATAAGAAGTACAACTGATGCTTTCGAATTAGCAACTTCTATATTATACTTTTCACCAATTCAACATTTTGGATTAACACCTAATAATTTAGAGGAGCAGCCCAATTATGTTTTAGATTTTATAAAAGAAGTACCAACAGTTTGGGATGAGACGATTTATATTGGAGGAGAACCAGAAGATTATACCGCTTTAGCTCGTAGAAAAGGTGATCGATGGTATGTTGCGGTAACAAACGCTAAAAAGGAAAAACGAAAAATAGAGCTCAATCTACCAATGTTAGCAGGAAAAGAGATGAAACATCTTTATGATAACAAAGATAAAACCGCAGCTTATAAAGCTTCGAAAGTAAAGAAAAACGGAACTCTAAAAATAGAATTGCAGCCAGAAGGTGGTGCTGTTATATATTAA